A region from the Pelodiscus sinensis isolate JC-2024 chromosome 11, ASM4963464v1, whole genome shotgun sequence genome encodes:
- the LOC142830968 gene encoding HAUS augmin-like complex subunit 3 isoform X1 — MLLGAWRGAFGPNCSSLQKAVATGPAFIRRAAATALAMFTRRRSRGFLLDAVNRGAEFVETLKTCYPKAEALHEKDFDWLFDCPEMERFLAWFCTAVGEENVLAPGEVEAYEVLLGSGKPVLEGEALEQALQTCRPCPQLRSAVAEDEAPSLEALEQEAQALHSQRARQLQRRNKLQGRAAGLKQALCRLAEQEERAGRGLRQAQLAVEVESSQTNSVLSQACTVANKLAEWLREAGCGRLLVLMSEADLGRYLELEELATGALAAFIQKALSGATQTPVAEGAALQRAKGPGWPQAKPDTQATAELAPAVPPEKAGSLHARVAETQAELGRGTVAGLPRKAWPEEDRQEAGAVGVGDLHGREGCRVVAEGLAEAAHTILLENPGSPETELWASLGSSQQELKRMGLAYLCSWKELTSTAAEVEGIRAGLQWAERALKSSQKNKLAEEELGRRIATFQEQLRTLQRDLEQTQSQRLVPLLQVTARLLHLPVLSAGLEGEAAGLGDLARKQEEVAGQLLAQHSRLELLGLQLTLEMREQQQVGTWLEETAAILQDASASLRERLACLEDASLYIKACPRTLMDSRDFTSIRLWEMLEKQGQEKQLFHTYETLASRGSRLRQERRMLEVQLAVAPAQLPALESANELLYRLMYGDSNQLLLNAQELAAPLEHLYTIQGKLYQMLMDLLSDLRAKQKSLKSHLQQTERNLYVHFFHDARRLREVVQQLEKQALAFS, encoded by the exons ATGTTACTGGGAGCCTGGCGTGGTGCCTTTGGGCCGAATTGCTCTAGTCTCCAGAAGGCTGTAGCCACAGGACCTGCCTTCATTAGAAGAGCTG CAGCAACTGCTCTCGCCATGTTCACCCGGAGACGCTCAAGGGGCTTCTTGCTGGATGCGGTCAACAGAGGGGCGGAGTTTGTGGAGACCCTGAAGACTTGCTACCCCAAGGCCGAGGCCCTTCACGAGAAGGACTTCGACTGGCTCTTTGACTGCCCCGAGATGGAGCGGTTCCTGGCCTGGTTCTGTACAGCCGTGGGGGAGGAGAACGTCCTGGCCCCGGGGGAAGTGGAGGCCTACGAGGTCCTGCTCGGCTCCGGGAAGCCCGTCCTGGAAGGCGAGGCCCTCGAGCAGGCGCTGCAGACCTGCCGCCCGTGCCCGCAGCTGAGGAGCGCCGTGGCGGAGGACGAGGCCCCGTCCCTGGAGGCGCTGGAGCAAGAGGcgcaggccctgcacagccagcgaGCCCGCCAGCTGCAGCGGCGCAACAAGCTGCAGGGCCGCGCGGCCGGGCTGAAGCAGGCGCTGTGCCGCCTGGCAGAGCAAGAGGAGAGGGCGGGCCGGGGGCTGAGGCAGGCCCAGCTGGCCGTGGAGGTGGAGAGCTCCCAGACCAACAGCGTCCTGAGCCAGGCCTGCACGGTGGCAAACAAGCTGGCGGAGTGGCTCAGGGAAGCTGGCTGCGGGAGGCTTCTGGTGCTGATGTCTGAGGCAGACCTGGGCCGCTACctggagctggaggagctggCCACAGGGGCGTTAGCGGCCTTCATCCAGAAGGCCCTGTCAGGGGCCACCCAGACGCCAGTGGCGGAGGGCGCCGCCTTACAGAGAGCGAAGGGACCAGGCTGGCCCCAGGCAAAGCCGGACACTCAGGCCACGGCCGAGCTGGCTCCAGCCGTGCCACCAGAGAAGGCTGGGAGTCTCCATGCACGTGTGGCGGAGACCCAGgcggagctgggcagggggacagTGGCAGGGCTGCCCCGGAAAGCTTGGCCAGAAGAGGACCGCCAAgaagcaggagctgtgggggtgggagacCTGCATGGGCGGGAAGGCTGCCGGGTCGTGGCCGAGGGGCTGGCAGAAGCAGCTCATACGATTTTGCTGGAGAACCCGGGGAGTCCTGAAACCGAGCTCTGGGCgagcctggggagcagccagcaggagctgAAGCGCATGGGGCTGGCCTACCTCTGCAGCTGGAAGGAGCTGACCAGCACAGCAGCGGAAGTGGAGGGGATCAGGGCTGGACTGCAGTGGGCAGAGAGGGCCCTGAAGAGCAGCCAAAAGAACAAG CTGGCTGAGGAGGAGCTGGGCCGTCGCATcgccaccttccaggagcagcTGCGCACCCTCCAGCGGGACCTAGAGCAGACCCAGAGCCAGCGCCTCGTGCCCCTGCTGCAGGTCACTGCCCGCCTCCTGCACCTGCCCGTCCTGAGTGCCGGGCTCGAGGGGGAGGCAGCTGGCCTGGGGGACCTCGCCCGGAAGCAGGAGGAGGTTGCAGGGCAGCTGTTGGCCCAGCACAGCCGCCTggagctgctggggctgcagctgacGCTGGAgatgagggagcagcagcaggtggggacGTGGCTGGAAGAGACGGCAGCCATCCTCCAGGATGCTAGCGCCAGCCTGCGGGAGCGCCTGGCCTGCCTCGAGGACGCCAGCCTGTACATCAAGGCCTGTCCCCGCACTCTGATGGATTCCAGAGATTTCACCTCTATCCG GCTCTGGGAGATGCTGGAGAAGCAGGGCCAGGAGAAGCAACTCTTCCACACCTACGAGACGCTGGCGAGCCGGGGCTCCCGCCTGCGCCAGGAGCGACGGATGCTGGAGGTGCAGCTTGCGGTggcccccgcccagctccccgccctggaGTCGGCCAATGAGCTGCTCTACAGGCTGATGTACGGTGACTCCAACCAACTGCTGCTGAACGCCCAG gagctggctgcGCCTCTGGAGCACCTCTACACCATCCAAGGCAAACTCTATCAGATGCTGATGGATCTCCTGAGCGACCTGAGGGCCAAGCAGAAGTCCTTGAAGAGTCACCTCCAGCAGACGGAGCGCAACCTCTACGTGCACTTCTTCCACGACGCCCGCCGGCTGCGGGAGGTGGTGCAGCAGCTGGAGAAACAGGCCTTAGCCTTCTCGTAG
- the LOC142830968 gene encoding HAUS augmin-like complex subunit 3 isoform X2, whose amino-acid sequence MLLGAWRGAFGPNCSSLQKAVATGPAFIRRAATALAMFTRRRSRGFLLDAVNRGAEFVETLKTCYPKAEALHEKDFDWLFDCPEMERFLAWFCTAVGEENVLAPGEVEAYEVLLGSGKPVLEGEALEQALQTCRPCPQLRSAVAEDEAPSLEALEQEAQALHSQRARQLQRRNKLQGRAAGLKQALCRLAEQEERAGRGLRQAQLAVEVESSQTNSVLSQACTVANKLAEWLREAGCGRLLVLMSEADLGRYLELEELATGALAAFIQKALSGATQTPVAEGAALQRAKGPGWPQAKPDTQATAELAPAVPPEKAGSLHARVAETQAELGRGTVAGLPRKAWPEEDRQEAGAVGVGDLHGREGCRVVAEGLAEAAHTILLENPGSPETELWASLGSSQQELKRMGLAYLCSWKELTSTAAEVEGIRAGLQWAERALKSSQKNKLAEEELGRRIATFQEQLRTLQRDLEQTQSQRLVPLLQVTARLLHLPVLSAGLEGEAAGLGDLARKQEEVAGQLLAQHSRLELLGLQLTLEMREQQQVGTWLEETAAILQDASASLRERLACLEDASLYIKACPRTLMDSRDFTSIRLWEMLEKQGQEKQLFHTYETLASRGSRLRQERRMLEVQLAVAPAQLPALESANELLYRLMYGDSNQLLLNAQELAAPLEHLYTIQGKLYQMLMDLLSDLRAKQKSLKSHLQQTERNLYVHFFHDARRLREVVQQLEKQALAFS is encoded by the exons ATGTTACTGGGAGCCTGGCGTGGTGCCTTTGGGCCGAATTGCTCTAGTCTCCAGAAGGCTGTAGCCACAGGACCTGCCTTCATTAGAAGAGCTG CAACTGCTCTCGCCATGTTCACCCGGAGACGCTCAAGGGGCTTCTTGCTGGATGCGGTCAACAGAGGGGCGGAGTTTGTGGAGACCCTGAAGACTTGCTACCCCAAGGCCGAGGCCCTTCACGAGAAGGACTTCGACTGGCTCTTTGACTGCCCCGAGATGGAGCGGTTCCTGGCCTGGTTCTGTACAGCCGTGGGGGAGGAGAACGTCCTGGCCCCGGGGGAAGTGGAGGCCTACGAGGTCCTGCTCGGCTCCGGGAAGCCCGTCCTGGAAGGCGAGGCCCTCGAGCAGGCGCTGCAGACCTGCCGCCCGTGCCCGCAGCTGAGGAGCGCCGTGGCGGAGGACGAGGCCCCGTCCCTGGAGGCGCTGGAGCAAGAGGcgcaggccctgcacagccagcgaGCCCGCCAGCTGCAGCGGCGCAACAAGCTGCAGGGCCGCGCGGCCGGGCTGAAGCAGGCGCTGTGCCGCCTGGCAGAGCAAGAGGAGAGGGCGGGCCGGGGGCTGAGGCAGGCCCAGCTGGCCGTGGAGGTGGAGAGCTCCCAGACCAACAGCGTCCTGAGCCAGGCCTGCACGGTGGCAAACAAGCTGGCGGAGTGGCTCAGGGAAGCTGGCTGCGGGAGGCTTCTGGTGCTGATGTCTGAGGCAGACCTGGGCCGCTACctggagctggaggagctggCCACAGGGGCGTTAGCGGCCTTCATCCAGAAGGCCCTGTCAGGGGCCACCCAGACGCCAGTGGCGGAGGGCGCCGCCTTACAGAGAGCGAAGGGACCAGGCTGGCCCCAGGCAAAGCCGGACACTCAGGCCACGGCCGAGCTGGCTCCAGCCGTGCCACCAGAGAAGGCTGGGAGTCTCCATGCACGTGTGGCGGAGACCCAGgcggagctgggcagggggacagTGGCAGGGCTGCCCCGGAAAGCTTGGCCAGAAGAGGACCGCCAAgaagcaggagctgtgggggtgggagacCTGCATGGGCGGGAAGGCTGCCGGGTCGTGGCCGAGGGGCTGGCAGAAGCAGCTCATACGATTTTGCTGGAGAACCCGGGGAGTCCTGAAACCGAGCTCTGGGCgagcctggggagcagccagcaggagctgAAGCGCATGGGGCTGGCCTACCTCTGCAGCTGGAAGGAGCTGACCAGCACAGCAGCGGAAGTGGAGGGGATCAGGGCTGGACTGCAGTGGGCAGAGAGGGCCCTGAAGAGCAGCCAAAAGAACAAG CTGGCTGAGGAGGAGCTGGGCCGTCGCATcgccaccttccaggagcagcTGCGCACCCTCCAGCGGGACCTAGAGCAGACCCAGAGCCAGCGCCTCGTGCCCCTGCTGCAGGTCACTGCCCGCCTCCTGCACCTGCCCGTCCTGAGTGCCGGGCTCGAGGGGGAGGCAGCTGGCCTGGGGGACCTCGCCCGGAAGCAGGAGGAGGTTGCAGGGCAGCTGTTGGCCCAGCACAGCCGCCTggagctgctggggctgcagctgacGCTGGAgatgagggagcagcagcaggtggggacGTGGCTGGAAGAGACGGCAGCCATCCTCCAGGATGCTAGCGCCAGCCTGCGGGAGCGCCTGGCCTGCCTCGAGGACGCCAGCCTGTACATCAAGGCCTGTCCCCGCACTCTGATGGATTCCAGAGATTTCACCTCTATCCG GCTCTGGGAGATGCTGGAGAAGCAGGGCCAGGAGAAGCAACTCTTCCACACCTACGAGACGCTGGCGAGCCGGGGCTCCCGCCTGCGCCAGGAGCGACGGATGCTGGAGGTGCAGCTTGCGGTggcccccgcccagctccccgccctggaGTCGGCCAATGAGCTGCTCTACAGGCTGATGTACGGTGACTCCAACCAACTGCTGCTGAACGCCCAG gagctggctgcGCCTCTGGAGCACCTCTACACCATCCAAGGCAAACTCTATCAGATGCTGATGGATCTCCTGAGCGACCTGAGGGCCAAGCAGAAGTCCTTGAAGAGTCACCTCCAGCAGACGGAGCGCAACCTCTACGTGCACTTCTTCCACGACGCCCGCCGGCTGCGGGAGGTGGTGCAGCAGCTGGAGAAACAGGCCTTAGCCTTCTCGTAG